TTCGATATTGCTTTCCGGCCAACTGCCATTTGTACTGCTCATAAGTTTTGCGCACTGCGCAGGTGGAGTACGACCGGTATCTGCCGTTGCTGGTGATGGGCGTGTTGTCGCTGCTGGCTGCGCTTCTGCTCTTCTTTGTGCCAGACACAGTGCACGAACCGTTGCCACAGACAATCGAGGATGGCGAGGAGTTCGCAAAAGACCAGGGGCTCTGCTTTTGTCCCGTGCTCGTCACCAGGTTACCAGACCGGCAAGACAAGGAGATGTGAGTACCGCGATAACCAAGATAGCTTTCATCTCGATTTAGATCCTCAAGAGATACACAGGCCCGTTTGGTTGCATAGTCTTTTTGATGCTTTTTGTTAACCTCCACAGGAAGGAAACAGCCCAGCTTATAAGCAACTGAAGCAACCTCTCAATTCGTATCCCCCTGTATAGATCCGCGGCAGACAATGTGATTATCTAATGCACATCTCGTTATCCTTTCGTCTATCGTGTTCCATTTCATGGAGATAAGTATAATGCTTATATAAGCGATCTGAACTCTTTGCTTGCGTTTAATTCCTCATAGAATTCACCTGTAGGTCGTCGCGCTTTATTTTGTTCTGGCCGGTGTGCGATTTGACTTATGTTCCCAAATATTGATGAGTCCTATGTCAATGTttataataatttgtggggttttacgtgcctaaagcacgatatgattatggggcacgccgtagtggagggttccagaaGTTTAGACTACCTGGCATTCTTTAACGCggactgacatcacacagtacacgggcctctatagcatttcgccttcatcgaaatgagaccgccgccgCGGCGatagaacccgcgactttcgggtcatgcagccgagcaccgtaaccatcgTGGCGGACTGTTGGTGCTTATATAGGTGGCTCAGAAGGCTACATGCATGCATTTAGAAGCgtaagttttctttttgtttataaaCAAACGGAGCAACCTAAGAGATATCAGGATCACACACACCCTGCGTAATTTTAATATCAGTGATCAGAATACGATTAATACTTTACATCACACCACAAAACTTAGATTTCATTGACCGATCGTAAGTGACAAAAAGACGCCAAGGTCTTTTCAAGAATGAGAGAAATCAGGTAACGAAGAAGCAAGAGAAAAAAttagcaaaagaaaaacagaaatctGTCCTGTGTGTATAATATAACAGAGAACAGTGCAATAAGGAACGCGgttatggtggcgtcatcgctaAGGCAGGTCGCAAACTATGAAAATTCCGCATTCATATTCGAGTTACTGCGCAAATAAAAACGGTATTTTTGTTCTTGGAAATAAAGCGCCAAGTTCTGAAACGGTGATTAACTTGCCTAAGTGGAGTCGATATTTCCGCGCACTGCAGCGATAACCACACACTTTAACATATAAAGGTTTACCGCGTTAAGGTATATTGTGGAAAAGATCAGACGAGTAGGGACATGCAGCCTTTGTTCCAAGGCGTGAAAACAGACTCAGGTGCTACAATCTATTTTACCGCTAAAGAGAAGGACCTATTTGACACAACAATCTGGAATATTTTACACTTAGAGCTTAATACCGCACGCATTTCaagcaataaatacttttttCTCTGGAGAACCAGCATATCTAACTTACTTGCATTGATTAATTAAGTGTATTTCATAAAGTCTCTTGTTTGTCATAAATCATAACATGTACTAGAATACTGTATATGTACTGTCTATGTATATGGCTGTTAAATATCACACCTGACCGTCTGTTTTACTTGTAACACTGGACAGGAAACTAGCCTTCCCTGGCTATCTGTCCAGATATCTGTATATCCAAGATTATGTAAAGAAAATATATAAAGCACTTTCATTCATCTCAGGGGCGAGACAACGCAAAGCAGAATCAACACAGTACATATACCGAGTTGTATTGTATTGTGTATTCTGTTTATTGTTGTTatcattcttttgaaaatattgcaAATAAGAAATAAGTCATTCATTGCCACTCTGGTTTCTTTTGCAGGAGAGACAAATCGAATGGAGAGCCCGTCAAGGACCAGGAAATCGTTACGCACTTGTAGAAGTACAAGTGAGCAACCACTTCATCGCCAATGACATACCCCTGTTATGAAAACAAGAGGGACATCTGCTGAGTTTAGCAATAAACTTCTTATCTTACCCGAACGACTTTGTTGTGTTTTGTTCGCGCTTTGGCATGGACATGCTCAGAACCTTGGATTGTTTACgaaaacagaactaaatacggtgaccaaatgctacagttttgtttaTGGTCTCAATGTATCTACTCTGTCGCTAAAAAGGCtacgcgacgtatttatgtcattgcttgtgctgccatgggttgatttgtttttctttttctctgtcttaaTCACTCcgcctattttctttccttttttttcaaatgtttccacagtaaccttgtttatttattctgacagtggatgtttactgtttttactgtttCAATTAGTTCATGCATTATGTATACCGTGTGTTTctgtttgaccgctgtgaagctGCCCAGTAGATGAGGTCGCCAGGTTCCCCTTAAGCTGCTCAatacagcttttttgcctggtcatcctcgcaacctcgCAATCTCTCCGATTGCACTATATGTCACCGTGGCAGGCTCCCAGCAACTCGTCAAAAACCAAACAGACGAAACTTGCGCACCTACGCTCACGCCAACAGGCAACTGCTGCTGCATGTATACTCGAGCATGTGACAGATACAAGTGGCGTTTCGAACAAATGTTCGACCTATGTTTCTCTTTGGTTCGACGATTTAGAGTACGATGCgctctaccacggccgctacatttttCTGCGGCGGCCGTGGCTCTACTATGGGAGAGAATTCAGCTGTCCCGATGCACGCCTTCATATAGTGAGTGAGGCACTTAGCGGAAAAGGACGTGCACGAAAATTCAACGAACTCGGAGGCAGAAATCCCACGTGAGGTTGTACTGCTGTCGATGAAGCCAAACGTAAAAGGACACACCTAGCtcaagtcatcctgaaaagcctccgtgctagaGCTGGTTACTTTTAATAGTTAGGCTGCCTATCCAAAATAGCTTCACTTGAATCCTGCACAATAATATGTACTAATAAAACAAATTAAATTTCAATTTTATCCTTTAAACCAGCAATTACAAGGTAAAGAAAATGCTTGGAATGGTGCTGTTTAAGTGTTTGGTATGAATTCGTCCTGAAACAAGGGGCAGGATCTACCTAAAGAAGAAATGATCCAAAATAGCTTCACTTGAATCTTGCACAATAATATGTACTAATAAAACAAATTAAATTTCAATTTTATCCTTTAAACCATCAATTACAAGGTAAAGAAAATGCTTGGAATGGTGCTGTTTAAGTGTTTGGTATGAATTCGTCCTGAAACAAGGGGCAGGATCTACCTAAAGAAGAAAtgatagccatagcaatgaatgaatgaatggaaaatccacggtggtggtggtggtaaacttTATTCACTCAGTTGACAGGAGAGAGTTGGGGACGGCTTTAAGGGCCGGCGCCCTACAAAATCTAGGAGGAGTTCCCAGTCCGGGACCCCTGTGGCTTCTGCTGCAGCACGCGCTCGGGTCACTAGGGAACGCTGGTACTCTAGGGTCGAGCAACCGAGCAGGGCAGCCTCCCAGCTCTCGAGTAgggagggaaggggagggaaGTGGCGGGACCGCTGGGTTTgaggggcatgcccacaccatgtggaaaggATCCGCGAACGGGTGGTCACAGTGCAGGAACTCCCCAGAGAATGCCGGATTAAAATGTTTCAGTATCGCCGGGCACAATACTGTATTGGTGTAGGAGACGGAGGAGCCAGCGCTCGTCCTTCTTGGGCAGGCCCGATGCCGGGGGTGGGAAGCGGAGCCTGTTCGATTTGTACATAGCGGTGATTTCTCTGAAAGAGGTAGCCGGATCGGGGTTCTGGAACATCAGGCGATAAGGGGCCAGGCGGCTCCCGGTAATTAAGCGCACGGGCCGAGGCACCTGCAGCCTCGTTTCCAACTAGCCCCGTATGTGCAGGAGTCCAGATGATGGTTGCGTGGATTTGGGCGATCTCGATAATAGCATCACTTAAGGATTTCGGCGACGCGATCATTGACGCAACCCCGGGTAAAATTTTGGCACAATCAGCAATcatggtgggaatggcaagcaccgaccaatcgttgaaacaaacacataaattgacgtttcggccccgctacgggggccttgttcacaaggaaTGAAAGTTTTAGGGCATGGGTTATATGGGCTTGATGATGTGACGTAAGCATCGAGTGTATATCGGGGGCAGATTGCCTGAGTTGCGGTTGAGCGTGTTATCGGTCGTTTGAATGTGAAGGGATTCAAGATGAAGCCTAGctgatttattcttttcttttcctattatcttcGCGCTATCCCAGTCGATGTCATGGCTCGTGGACACTGCGTGCTCAGCTAGCGCGTTAGTTGCCACGTGCTTGGTTTTCACGTCATAgctgtgctgtttaattctttttcCAAAGTCGCCTGTTTCACCGATGTAGACTTGATTACAATCGGCTCAAGGAATTCTGTACACGACGCCCGGGAACTTCTCCTTATCGAGTTTGTCTTTCACCGTCCCCACAGCTTGTCTGAGCTTGCGCGTAGGCACGTGAGCGACGTCGACTTCATACCCCCGAAGGATTCGGGACAGACCTTCGCTTATGCCGGGGACGTGCGGCACAGGAAtcttttttctcctctccttGTCGTTGTGTTGTTGAGAGTCATTTGGCGTAGGATGAGCTAAGCTCTTTTTAACAGCTTGAATAAGCGAACTGGGGTAGCCCGAAGATGAGAGGTCACGGCGTATCGTGGCTAGCTCGGCCGCTTGGTTCTCCGGAGTTGAGGAAAGTTTCTCCGCCCTACGTACAGGTGAAGCGACCACCGATTTCTTCTGACACATCGGGTGCACAGAGCTGAAACTTAGGTACTTGCCAGTGTGAGTTTCCTTCCTGAAGACACTGAACGACAACCTACTGCCGTCGCGTTTCACGAGCACGTCCAAAAATGGCAGACGACCATTAACTTCTTCCTCtgtcgtgaactgtatggctggatcCATGCTATTAAGGTGCAGAAGAAAAGCGCTCAAAGCAGACTTCTTAACCACTGAGAAACAGTCGTCCACGTAGCGTAGGAATACCCTTGGACGTGGGTTGAAACTAGACAGGGCACGGGACTCCAGTGACTCCATTGCCAAGTTCGCTGCGGTGACTGAGAtcgaggctcccattgcggttccatgGACTTGTTTGAATAACTTTTTCTGGAACGTGAGGTATGTGTTGCTCAGACAAAACTCTAGAAGTCTGCTGAGATCTGGAGCCTCGAGCGGTGTCCTTTCTGGAAGACTTGGGTCCGATTCGAGAGCGTCAGTGCAGACCTTGACGGCGAAGTCAATGGGCACGCTTGTGTAAAGCGACTTCACATCGAAGGACACCATGATCTCGTCGTCATGTAGGACCGTGTTGCGAACCTTTTCAATAAAGTCGTACGAGTTCCGTACGTGCGTTTCAGTTTTGCCGACCAAAGGGGAGATGATCCTGTGAAGGTAATTCGATAACTTGTGGAGAGGCGAGCGGGTGAAGTCGACAATTGGGCGCATAGGGACGCCCTCCTTGTGTATCTTGGGTGATCCGTACAGAGCGGGAGCGGAGCCATTGTTACACAGAAGAGAAAAATATAGCGACTTTTCATCAGCAATCAGTAATAGTTATCCGAAATGCGGGGTCCGCTGCGGCGAGGGCTATGGCGACCTCCTCCGCGTGTGTGATGTCCGGTGCTCGAAAGGTGAGCCCTTGAATAGGTACGTTTTTGTGAACCACAGCGGCCGTGTaccacccgccgtggtggtgGCCGGATGCGTCCGTGTAGAAGACTCCCGGGCGGGAGCCGTACCGTTGCTGTCGGGCTTTAGCCCGCGCTGTACGCCGCCCATCGTGAGTCCCCTTTGTCATGTTTTGGGGCAGAGGCGGAATGATCAGAACACCACGCCAATCCTCAGGGATCGCGGTACGCTCATCCACCTTGTGGGTGTAGGAAATGTGGAGGCGGTGTAGGAGGTTGTTCCCATGCTGGGACTTACTGAGCCTCAGGTACTGGTTGTTGAGATGAGCCTCTTTAAGTTCCCCGTACGTGTTTGTCATGCCCAGGTCTGCGAGACGTTGGTTAGACGTCGAGATGGGGAGGTCTAGGGCACGTTTGTAAATTTTGCGGAGTATACAATCTAGTGTATTCTTGTCGCATTTACGCAGACGCAGGTAGGGTGTCGAATAAAGGATCCGGCTGGTCACGAAAGCGTTGGCGAGGCGCAGAGCAGCACGACTCTTGAGACCTCCTCGCTTGTTCGAAACCCGGCGGATCATGCGGCCCACCTGATCCCCTACAGTGCGTAGTTTGCGCAAAGTGGTGTCAATTTTGCGGTTTTTGTGTATGAAGAGTCCCAGGACTCTGATTTCGCGCGTTCCGGAATGGCCCTGTTACGCAAGGTGAGTTCGATTTGTGTCGTAGCGTTCGGTTTGGGGCGAAGATGCACGTATTCCGATTTTGTGAGTGAGCATTCGAGACCGCAGCTGCGGGCGTAGTTGTCAACTATCGACGCGGCATGTTGCAGGCACGTCTCGGTGCTACCGAGAGAACCCTGGGTTGCCCATAGCGTGATGTCGGCGTACAGCGCGTGCTACACGCTTGGGACATCGTTTAGCAATGGAGGAAGGTGAGCCATGGCAAGACTGAACAGAAGAGGAGAGAGGACTGCTCCTTGTGGTGCTCCGTGCGTACCGAGGGGGTATGGTGCATGTTCCTTGTCTTGAATATGCAGGTATGTCTGCCGTTCCATGAGAAATTGACGGACGTACCTAAAAGCATTATGCCAACAGTTTGTTTGTGATTGATTGGTAAGGATGATGTCATGGGTAACGTTATCGAAAGCTCCCTTGAGATCTAAGGCGAGGACTACCTTGCCGTCACTGGGATGTTCGACCGGTTCGATAACGTCACGATGGAGTTGCAGGAGGATGTCCTGAGCAGAGCGATGTGGGTGGAAGCCGTACATAGTGTCTGCAAAAGTGTGTCGGGCCTCTAGGTATTCAGAGAGCCTGTCCCGGACCATGGCTTCCATAAGTTTCCCTAAGCATGCGGTTAAGGAAATTGGTCTATCGAGTGACGGTTCGGCTCCTAGCCAGCCTCCCTGACTCGGCGTACATTCACCTCCTCGACTACTTCAATCAGATCCGGGAAGGGCGGGAACCCCTACGGCTCGATTGGAAAACGGCCTTAGCAACTTTCATCCATAAATCAGGCAAATCTGTAAACAAATCCACACGGAACCTCGTTTGAGAGTGGTCCAAGGTGTGCCGACTTCAActgtgcctcgatgcgtgcgcccGCCTTTGAGTTGCCTAAGTCATGCGTAAGCGTAAAGCTTTATTTTATTGTGCAGCTTTACCTAGAACggttgttttcgggcggcattGGCGTGGCGTCTATTACCTTATTCCTAGCGTTCGCCAGCGTCTGTAACGGCTCCACAGAAGGCGTATCCAACGACCGTCGCGAGTTTGGCATCAAACTTTCGCAACGTCTGAACTTTGCCGATGTGTAAAATCCTTCATGTTGGCTTTACATCTCGTCCTCGAGATGCCTTTTAGTCCACTGCCAGGAAATTCGACGAAGCCTTCACGTAAAGTGTTCTCTCCCATTTCTTTCGCGCGACGTATACAACGCATtcgtatggttcagatatattcacgttTTGCAATAGTGGGTGTTCAGCCCAGTGAAGAGGCCCATAAGCGTGATCTGGTCGTATGGGAGTCCTTCATCGTCATCTATTGACAAATAAATACTCAAGAATGGCGGGCTACCAGTGTGACCCGAATGCCCGAGCGGCGCGtgtatactgccacgcgcgtttcttttACTACCTTTATGTAACCGTTACACGTATCACCACTGGCTTGAGCAAACTGCGCCCGAATGTCTGGTgcccttccagattattttagaatcttctgataggcttgagcgcacaaacacgaacagttgagtttacTCTGGAAatcacgcggccaccagcgataagactcgaatgttcgatgccacatgtatcaGTGCCTACGCgtcttaccgcagatcagattatcgacggccgacgatcTGTTTGCCGTTACCAATGTGCAGCGTGTATTTCTTGTACTTTGCTTTTCCTTTCTCGGGCAGAAGTTCGAATAAATAAGGAGTTACGTTTTTAATAAGCTTGACTGCcgttttcttcaccgtcacgaacacgtgacaatattttggtCAACGGATCATTCGCCTCGTATTCGCCTTCTTCCTAGCGT
Above is a window of Rhipicephalus sanguineus isolate Rsan-2018 chromosome 3, BIME_Rsan_1.4, whole genome shotgun sequence DNA encoding:
- the LOC119386141 gene encoding uncharacterized protein LOC119386141, whose product is MVSFDVKSLYTSVPIDFAVKVCTDALESDPSLPERTPLEAPDLSRLLEFCLSNTYLTFQKKLFKQVHGTAMGASISVTAANLAMESLESRALSSFNPRPRVFLRYVDDCFSVVKKSALSAFLLHLNSMDPAIQFTTEEEVNGRLPFLDVLVKRDGSRLSFSVFRKETHTGKYLSFSSVHPMCQKKSVVASPVRRAEKLSSTPENQAAELATIRRDLSSSGYPSSLIQAVKKSLAHPTPNDSQQHNDKERRKKIPVPHVPGISEGLSRILRGYEVDVAHVPTRKLRQAVGTVKDKLDKEKFPGVVYRIP